Sequence from the Candidatus Binatia bacterium genome:
CGAACTCGCCGGGAACGGTGTTGCGCGGGCTGCCGCCCTCCATCGCTGCGTACGTCATGCTCAAGAAGCGCACGGCCTCGTCGGTCATGCCGTTGCGCGCGAGCGCGACGCTGCACCAGAGCGTGATGTCGGGCCAGACGCCGCCGAGCAATCCGAAACCGTACGACGGAAAGTACCACGCGTCCGCGGTCGAGATCGTTCGCAGCCCGACGGGCGTCACGAAGTCGGCCTCTTGCAGGCGCGTCAGAATTGCGCGGCGCTGCTCCGGATCGGCGATGCCGAATAGAACCGGGAAAATCTCGTCGGCGGTGAAGTTATCTTGGTAGTTGCCCTCTTGATCGTAGTTGAGGACGAACGCGCCGGTATCGTCGTTGAAGAGATAGTCCATCATCGCTTCGCGCATCCGGTGGGCCTCGGCGCCGTAGCGCTCCCAGTGATCGTTGTCGCCGACGACCGCGCAGAGCATCGCCGACGCCTCCAGCGCGTAGACCGCCTCGGCGTTGATCTCGGTCACGGCGCCGTCGAGCGTGTAGTAGGGGATGATGTTTCGCCACGAGGAGATGCCGTAGAGATCCACGCCCTTCGCGCGGCAGTTAATCAGACCGTGCTCGTCGCGCTGCGTCAGCATGTAATCGGTCAGCTTGATCACGAGCGGAATGCGTGCGCGCACCCATTCGTCGTCGAGCGTCGCGTTGTAGTGATGGAGCATCGCGATGAGGTGCAGGGGGGTGTCGTCGTTGATGTTCAGATCGTAGTCGGTCTTGTAGCCGCTGACGCCCCGAACGTACTCGACCATCAGCCCGCTGTCCTCGACGGCCTCGTTGAAGACTTCGAGCGCGTCGCGGCTGAACTCGGGCCAGAAATAATCGAAGCCGTGAACGAGCCACGAGGTGTCGCGCGAGACGAGGATGTCGGACGGCGGCGAGTTCGTCGCTCCCCATCCGTGCGGGTACTCCTTGACGATGCGCAGCATGTTCGCCTTCGCCCAAACGACGCCGCGCCCGATCTCCGGTGACGGCACGAGGAATCGCGCGTCCGCGAGACGCTCGGTGAAGTATCCCTGCGTGTCGTGCAGTGCGCGCTGGTCCTGCAGCAGCGCCTCGAGAACCGGCCGGCAGCGCTCCGTGCCTTCCTTATGATAGACGACCGCCAGGCGGAGCGATTCGCGCGCGCCCGCCGCGACGGCGATGCGATACTCGAATGCGCCGAAGATCCGCCGGCTCACGAGCTCGGCCTCTTGCGGCGTCACGTCGTCGAGCGTCTGCGAGGTCTTGTCCTTCGCGAGCGATCCGCGGCGCATGGATTCGAGAAGCACCTGCTCGCGCAGC
This genomic interval carries:
- a CDS encoding amylo-alpha-1,6-glucosidase, translated to MGLSYDAQRNEFCAYVLQESQTPYGLLLGNLKTYAQSTAKGGVRGLWDADTDQIIFGTHHIAYRLGDGTFFPHQIERDLTFLPYAQISEFTLDHRVHVTEAFYVPYGPGFDRAVSFVVDVTLYNPGATDTEVALFPWAMLVGQRFYGEPEHQVRAWNDGRFICSKNLETGGERWWGGSRAPVAVELSLREQVLLESMRRGSLAKDKTSQTLDDVTPQEAELVSRRIFGAFEYRIAVAAGARESLRLAVVYHKEGTERCRPVLEALLQDQRALHDTQGYFTERLADARFLVPSPEIGRGVVWAKANMLRIVKEYPHGWGATNSPPSDILVSRDTSWLVHGFDYFWPEFSRDALEVFNEAVEDSGLMVEYVRGVSGYKTDYDLNINDDTPLHLIAMLHHYNATLDDEWVRARIPLVIKLTDYMLTQRDEHGLINCRAKGVDLYGISSWRNIIPYYTLDGAVTEINAEAVYALEASAMLCAVVGDNDHWERYGAEAHRMREAMMDYLFNDDTGAFVLNYDQEGNYQDNFTADEIFPVLFGIADPEQRRAILTRLQEADFVTPVGLRTISTADAWYFPSYGFGLLGGVWPDITLWCSVALARNGMTDEAVRFLSMTYAAMEGGSPRNTVPGEFAEWFDGGSLSNRGVYLSPWTGAKYLWAVAETVGGLNGYRTSGRPHLAPLRPKDWQWVAAARVHWGGRRCTYVVDLRNDTIYGDMPELSAEEPFTCIHAGRDVSDEVATSPVEVGAIAFEDDEGAVRIFVGNQLDRARDVSLEFRGHTARLEMAPGELREVHLIGKPSDRRARAAKLDVVRQLARV